From Halococcus salsus, one genomic window encodes:
- the tmk gene encoding dTMP kinase, with protein sequence MLVTLEGIDGSGKTTVWEALHERYPDAVFTREPTTDSWYGDAVARSLADDDADPLAELFLYTADHAAHLARTVRPALDAGELVISDRYSDSRYAYQGAALDGVVKRPMEYIRGIHQPWTRPPDLTVYLDVDPETGAARSGATNKFEQAGYLAGVHANYERLIGYEPERFVRVDASAAPEDVLDGVEAALERVLDGG encoded by the coding sequence ATGCTGGTCACGCTCGAAGGCATCGACGGCAGCGGCAAGACCACCGTCTGGGAGGCGCTCCACGAGCGCTACCCCGACGCGGTGTTCACCCGCGAGCCGACCACCGACTCGTGGTACGGGGACGCCGTGGCGCGCTCGCTCGCCGACGACGACGCCGACCCGCTCGCCGAACTGTTCCTCTACACCGCCGACCACGCCGCCCACCTCGCCCGAACCGTGCGGCCCGCGCTCGATGCCGGGGAACTGGTGATATCGGACCGGTACTCGGACTCGCGCTACGCCTACCAAGGCGCGGCGCTCGACGGCGTCGTCAAACGACCGATGGAGTATATCCGGGGGATCCACCAGCCCTGGACCCGCCCACCGGACCTGACGGTCTACCTCGACGTCGACCCCGAGACCGGGGCGGCCCGGAGCGGCGCGACCAACAAGTTCGAGCAGGCGGGCTACCTCGCCGGGGTCCACGCGAACTACGAACGGCTCATCGGGTACGAACCCGAGCGGTTCGTCCGGGTCGACGCCAGCGCCGCCCCCGAGGACGTGCTCGACGGTGTCGAGGCGGCGCTCGAACGGGTCCTCGACGGCGGGTAG
- a CDS encoding APC family permease, translating to MAGRADDGAGGFARTVGLRDLLVMSVGGMIGPAVFYYPAVTAGRTGPAAVLAWLLAGVGMTAVALCYTELSTAFPEQGGPAVFPAETVGRRPVVRRFFAFLEGVCYAIGWVFGVSVSAWFIATYLGQVPGLGGVASHPVALAAVAVVASFVVTALGIDLTKRATLVLTAFILAVLVLVVGAGLGTVFAGDGGGFTPFLTGDALGFLGSMGVALSAYGAWTVIPASAEEVKRPAWTLPRAILGSLVVVTLLYTAVMVVFVAVIPTTTIMPNAPVFFAPLSVLAGAVGLGVVGEYLVPLAALVAVFTTMLVGITGTARVLLAMGRRGLLPAVFARVDDRTGTPVVGVAVVAAAALGLVFVRGFYGQIVLAALVGTVVPYVVNVVALVGLRRYRPDVTPTFEAPGGLALPAVALCFLGSMAAGLGVERPLTAGLVVGGVVVGFVLQEVVVEGKTRKTAASSDD from the coding sequence ATGGCAGGACGAGCGGACGACGGGGCGGGCGGGTTCGCGCGGACGGTCGGGCTCCGCGATCTGCTGGTGATGAGCGTCGGCGGGATGATCGGCCCCGCGGTGTTCTACTACCCCGCGGTGACCGCGGGGCGGACCGGACCGGCGGCGGTGCTCGCGTGGCTCCTCGCCGGGGTCGGGATGACAGCGGTCGCGCTGTGTTACACCGAACTCTCGACGGCGTTCCCCGAGCAGGGCGGCCCCGCGGTGTTCCCCGCCGAGACGGTCGGCAGGCGACCGGTGGTCCGGCGGTTCTTCGCGTTTCTGGAGGGGGTCTGCTATGCGATCGGCTGGGTGTTTGGGGTCTCGGTCTCGGCGTGGTTCATCGCGACCTACCTCGGGCAGGTCCCGGGGCTCGGCGGGGTCGCGAGCCACCCCGTCGCGCTCGCGGCGGTCGCGGTGGTGGCGAGTTTCGTCGTCACCGCGCTCGGGATCGACCTCACGAAACGAGCGACGCTGGTGCTGACGGCGTTCATCCTCGCGGTGTTGGTACTGGTGGTCGGGGCCGGACTCGGGACCGTGTTTGCGGGCGACGGCGGTGGGTTCACCCCCTTCCTGACCGGCGACGCGCTCGGCTTCCTCGGCTCGATGGGGGTGGCGCTGTCGGCCTACGGCGCGTGGACGGTGATCCCCGCGAGCGCCGAGGAGGTGAAACGACCCGCGTGGACGCTCCCGCGGGCGATCCTCGGGTCGCTGGTGGTCGTCACGCTGCTCTACACCGCCGTGATGGTCGTCTTCGTCGCGGTGATCCCCACGACCACCATCATGCCGAACGCACCCGTGTTTTTTGCGCCGCTGAGCGTGCTCGCGGGCGCGGTGGGGCTCGGCGTCGTCGGGGAGTACCTCGTACCGCTCGCGGCGCTCGTCGCGGTCTTCACCACGATGCTCGTCGGAATCACGGGGACCGCGCGGGTGCTGCTCGCGATGGGACGGCGGGGGTTGCTTCCAGCCGTCTTCGCTCGGGTCGATGACCGGACGGGGACGCCGGTGGTCGGCGTAGCGGTCGTCGCGGCGGCGGCGCTCGGGCTCGTGTTCGTCCGTGGCTTCTACGGCCAGATCGTGCTCGCGGCCCTGGTCGGCACGGTCGTTCCCTACGTCGTCAACGTGGTCGCGCTCGTCGGGCTCCGACGGTACCGCCCCGACGTGACGCCGACGTTCGAGGCCCCCGGCGGGCTCGCCCTCCCGGCGGTCGCGCTCTGCTTTCTCGGTTCGATGGCGGCCGGACTCGGCGTCGAGCGCCCGCTGACCGCCGGACTCGTCGTCGGCGGGGTCGTGGTCGGGTTCGTCCTCCAGGAGGTCGTCGTCGAGGGGAAGACGCGGAAGACCGCGGCGAGTTCAGATGATTGA
- a CDS encoding complex I NDUFA9 subunit family protein, which produces MDVLVTGGGGFIGRYLCDELVERGHEVTALSRDPDPSIFDADVDTAVGDVTAYDSIEGAFEGRDVVVNLVALSPLFQPPGDKSHEGVHLRGTENAVRAAEAHDVPRFVQQSALGADPNGATAYIRAKGRAEDVVHESTLDWTIFRPSVVFGDGGEFVSFTKKVTPPYLAPLPRGGRTRFQPIWVGDLVPMLADAVEDDSHVGETYEIGGPAALTLADVAKLAYRAEGKPVSVVPVPMGLTKVGMAAIGPVPFVPFGPDQARSLEMDNVVTHNDIDAFGRSESDLTTLASYLGVR; this is translated from the coding sequence ATGGACGTACTCGTGACCGGCGGCGGCGGTTTCATCGGGCGATATCTCTGCGACGAGCTGGTCGAACGCGGCCACGAGGTGACGGCGCTCTCGCGCGACCCCGACCCGTCGATCTTCGACGCGGACGTCGACACCGCGGTCGGCGACGTGACGGCCTACGACTCGATCGAGGGGGCGTTCGAGGGTCGTGACGTGGTCGTGAACCTCGTCGCGCTCTCGCCGCTGTTCCAGCCGCCGGGGGACAAGAGCCACGAGGGGGTCCACCTCCGGGGAACCGAGAACGCGGTCCGGGCGGCCGAAGCCCACGACGTCCCCCGCTTCGTCCAGCAGAGCGCGCTGGGTGCCGATCCGAACGGGGCGACGGCGTACATCCGGGCGAAGGGGCGTGCGGAGGACGTCGTCCACGAGTCGACCCTCGACTGGACGATATTCCGCCCGTCGGTGGTGTTCGGCGACGGCGGCGAGTTCGTCTCCTTCACGAAGAAGGTCACACCGCCCTACCTCGCACCGCTGCCCCGCGGCGGGCGCACCCGCTTCCAGCCCATCTGGGTCGGCGACCTCGTGCCGATGCTCGCCGACGCCGTCGAGGACGACTCCCACGTCGGCGAGACCTACGAGATCGGCGGGCCCGCCGCGCTGACGCTGGCCGACGTCGCCAAACTCGCCTACCGGGCCGAGGGCAAACCCGTCTCGGTCGTCCCCGTGCCGATGGGGCTCACGAAGGTCGGAATGGCCGCCATCGGGCCGGTCCCGTTCGTCCCGTTCGGCCCCGACCAGGCCCGGTCGCTGGAGATGGACAACGTCGTCACCCACAACGACATCGACGCGTTCGGCCGCAGCGAGTCGGACCTCACCACGCTCGCGTCGTACCTCGGCGTGCGGTGA
- the cofG gene encoding 7,8-didemethyl-8-hydroxy-5-deazariboflavin synthase subunit CofG has protein sequence MSGTLASEFGFSAHERDRLLTTGPADVDPAPALTFARNVFVPLTTACRYTCTYCTYFDPPGEATLMSREAVRDVLETGVDAGCTEALFTFGDTPDDRYTEIHDQLDDWGHDSIHDYLHEMCELALDVGILPHSNPGDLTREQMAPLAEVNASMGVMLETTADVDAHAGPRRKTPEQRLNTIRAAGEVGIPFTTGILVGIGEDWSDRADSLLAIRGLHEEYGHIQEVIVQPVAENERWRGSTPDVEDLRRAVAMARAALPAEISVQVPPNLAPVREVLDCGVDDLGGVSPITADHINPDYAWPALRELEEIAEFGGVPLRERLPTHAHYVEDGWLSPVIQRAIEADDAAGERYRAVLDG, from the coding sequence ATGTCCGGGACCCTCGCCAGCGAGTTCGGGTTCTCGGCGCACGAGCGCGACCGGCTTTTGACGACTGGTCCCGCCGACGTCGACCCCGCACCGGCGCTCACCTTCGCGCGCAACGTCTTCGTCCCGCTCACCACCGCGTGTCGCTACACCTGTACCTACTGCACCTACTTCGATCCCCCTGGGGAGGCCACCCTCATGTCTCGGGAAGCGGTCCGCGACGTGCTCGAAACGGGTGTCGACGCGGGCTGTACCGAGGCGCTGTTCACCTTCGGCGACACCCCCGACGACCGCTATACCGAGATCCACGACCAGCTCGACGACTGGGGCCATGACTCGATCCACGACTACCTCCACGAGATGTGCGAGCTCGCGCTCGACGTGGGCATCCTCCCGCACAGCAACCCCGGCGACCTCACGCGCGAGCAGATGGCCCCGCTCGCCGAGGTCAACGCCTCGATGGGCGTGATGCTCGAAACCACCGCCGACGTCGACGCTCATGCCGGCCCCCGGCGAAAGACCCCCGAGCAGCGACTGAACACCATTCGGGCGGCGGGGGAAGTGGGCATCCCGTTCACGACCGGGATCCTCGTGGGGATCGGCGAGGACTGGTCGGACCGAGCCGACTCGCTGCTCGCGATCCGTGGCCTCCACGAGGAGTACGGTCACATTCAGGAGGTCATCGTGCAACCCGTCGCGGAGAACGAGCGCTGGCGCGGGTCGACGCCCGACGTCGAGGACCTCCGGCGCGCGGTGGCGATGGCGCGCGCCGCACTTCCCGCGGAGATCTCGGTCCAGGTCCCGCCGAACCTCGCGCCCGTTCGAGAGGTGCTCGACTGCGGTGTCGACGATCTCGGTGGGGTCTCCCCGATCACCGCCGATCACATCAACCCCGACTACGCCTGGCCCGCGCTCCGGGAGTTGGAGGAGATAGCCGAGTTCGGCGGCGTCCCGTTGCGAGAGCGCTTGCCGACCCACGCACACTACGTCGAGGACGGCTGGCTCTCACCGGTCATCCAGCGCGCGATCGAGGCCGACGACGCCGCCGGTGAACGCTATCGCGCGGTGCTCGACGGCTGA
- the cofC gene encoding 2-phospho-L-lactate guanylyltransferase produces MRVVVPFAADQPKTRLGDVLTPDERRDFARAMLHDVLDALRATSHDPTVLATAPLDADVPTTVDDRPLSAAVDAVLDDGPAAVVMADLPLATPAALSTLFDASGDVVLAPGRGGGTNALVARHPEFRTDFHGTSYLDHRRAARRVGARVGTVDSFRLATDIDEPADLAEVLIHATGAARDWLVDADIDLATNSTGRVTVRRV; encoded by the coding sequence ATGCGCGTCGTGGTCCCGTTCGCCGCCGACCAGCCGAAGACCCGACTCGGGGACGTCCTCACCCCCGACGAACGCCGCGACTTCGCCCGCGCGATGCTCCACGACGTCCTCGACGCGCTCCGGGCGACGAGTCACGACCCCACCGTTCTCGCCACCGCGCCGCTCGACGCCGACGTGCCGACCACCGTCGACGACCGCCCACTGAGCGCGGCGGTCGATGCGGTCCTCGACGACGGCCCCGCGGCGGTGGTGATGGCCGACCTCCCGCTCGCCACGCCCGCCGCGCTCTCGACCCTGTTCGACGCCTCGGGCGACGTCGTGCTCGCCCCGGGCCGGGGCGGCGGGACCAACGCGCTCGTCGCCCGCCACCCCGAGTTTCGAACCGACTTCCACGGGACGTCGTACCTCGACCACCGACGTGCGGCGCGGCGGGTCGGTGCGCGCGTCGGGACCGTGGACTCGTTCCGGCTCGCGACCGACATCGACGAACCCGCGGACCTCGCCGAGGTGTTGATCCACGCGACCGGCGCGGCGCGTGACTGGCTCGTCGACGCCGACATCGACCTCGCGACGAACTCGACCGGCCGTGTCACGGTTCGTCGCGTCTGA
- a CDS encoding FxsA family protein, translating into MLLRILGLLLLIPLFDMVVLVAVATLTPLGWVGTVALVVLTALVGGLLVRAEGRHTIRKIQRDVARGGLPADELLDGGLLIAAGVSLLTPGLVTDLLGVLLVVPVTRWPVRGALKRWLIVPYLDRKTGGIASGVVYGGGFPGGTETGDTYDVDPEEYDVNEGSG; encoded by the coding sequence ATGCTGCTCCGGATACTCGGCTTACTTCTCCTGATCCCCCTGTTCGACATGGTGGTGCTCGTCGCGGTGGCGACGCTGACGCCGCTCGGCTGGGTCGGTACCGTGGCGCTCGTGGTCCTCACCGCGCTCGTGGGCGGGCTGTTGGTCCGGGCCGAGGGCCGTCACACCATCCGGAAGATCCAGCGCGACGTCGCGCGCGGCGGGCTCCCGGCCGACGAACTCCTCGACGGCGGGCTCCTGATCGCCGCCGGCGTCTCGCTGCTCACCCCGGGGCTCGTGACCGACCTGCTGGGGGTCCTGCTGGTGGTCCCGGTGACGCGGTGGCCGGTCCGGGGCGCGCTCAAGCGCTGGCTCATCGTGCCGTACCTCGACCGGAAGACGGGCGGGATCGCGAGCGGCGTGGTCTACGGCGGCGGCTTCCCCGGCGGGACCGAGACCGGCGACACCTACGACGTGGACCCCGAGGAGTACGATGTCAACGAGGGCTCCGGCTGA
- the cofH gene encoding 7,8-didemethyl-8-hydroxy-5-deazariboflavin synthase subunit CofH has protein sequence MADVSRGEFDFEHVPETDQSFENALRNARDGDRLSVDDGIELITTGTDSDGIDPERKEAVLEAADRRREEVVGDRVTFVANLNNNVTTACNTGCLFCNFKDSSHAFRTDSTVEHAGFTKTPTESREIVRAAAERGIYEVTSVSGLHPAFALDDEHHEILAGHANAARTVNYRPPAEYDTDPGTYLEQMRAMSTDGIHLHSMTPEEAYHAKRGTDWSYEEVYRRLKNAGLSSAPGTAAEILVDEVRDVICPGKIDTQGWLDAMEAAATVGLDMTATIMYGHVENEAHRVLHLEKVRDLQDRTGAITEFVPLSFVYPNTPLHDRGIVESGATEDEDELLIAVSRLFLDNIENIQSSWVKYGDQQGLKMLSCGANDFMGTILSEEITKRAGGEFGEYRSFAEYVEMISAIGRTPAERSTDYRQIRDIDPSEKTFGPRLGPQSDGTPLFDAGTTPATADD, from the coding sequence ATGGCCGACGTATCACGCGGGGAGTTCGACTTCGAACACGTCCCCGAAACCGACCAGTCCTTCGAGAACGCCCTCCGAAACGCCCGCGACGGCGACCGTCTCTCCGTCGACGACGGCATCGAACTCATCACCACCGGCACGGACAGTGATGGAATCGACCCCGAACGAAAGGAGGCGGTGCTCGAAGCCGCCGACCGCCGTCGCGAGGAGGTGGTCGGCGACCGGGTGACGTTCGTCGCCAACCTCAACAACAACGTCACCACCGCGTGCAATACAGGTTGTCTGTTCTGCAACTTCAAGGACAGCTCGCACGCGTTCCGCACCGACTCGACCGTCGAGCACGCGGGCTTCACGAAGACACCAACCGAGTCGCGCGAGATCGTTCGTGCCGCCGCCGAACGCGGCATCTACGAGGTCACCTCCGTCTCGGGGCTCCACCCCGCCTTCGCCCTCGACGACGAACACCACGAGATCCTCGCCGGGCACGCAAACGCCGCGCGAACGGTGAACTACCGTCCGCCCGCCGAGTACGACACGGATCCGGGCACCTACCTCGAACAGATGCGCGCGATGAGCACGGACGGGATCCACCTCCACTCGATGACGCCCGAGGAGGCCTACCACGCCAAGCGCGGCACCGACTGGAGCTACGAGGAGGTCTACCGCCGGCTGAAGAACGCAGGGCTCTCCTCGGCCCCCGGCACCGCCGCCGAGATCCTCGTCGACGAGGTTCGAGACGTGATCTGCCCCGGGAAGATCGACACCCAGGGCTGGCTCGACGCGATGGAGGCCGCCGCCACCGTCGGTCTCGACATGACCGCGACCATCATGTACGGCCACGTCGAGAACGAAGCCCACCGAGTTCTCCACCTCGAAAAGGTGCGCGACCTCCAGGACAGAACGGGAGCCATCACGGAGTTCGTACCGCTCTCGTTCGTCTACCCGAACACGCCGCTCCACGACCGCGGCATCGTCGAGTCGGGAGCCACCGAGGACGAGGACGAACTCCTGATCGCCGTTTCCAGATTGTTCCTCGACAACATCGAGAACATCCAGTCGAGCTGGGTGAAGTACGGCGACCAACAGGGATTGAAGATGCTTTCGTGTGGAGCCAACGACTTCATGGGGACCATTCTCTCCGAAGAGATCACCAAACGCGCGGGCGGCGAGTTCGGCGAGTACCGGAGCTTCGCCGAGTACGTCGAGATGATCTCCGCCATCGGCCGGACGCCCGCCGAGCGCTCGACGGACTACCGACAGATCCGCGATATCGACCCGAGTGAGAAGACTTTCGGCCCGCGACTCGGGCCGCAGAGCGACGGCACGCCGCTGTTCGATGCGGGAACGACGCCCGCGACCGCCGACGACTGA
- a CDS encoding TrmB family transcriptional regulator — MASLRDLGLSEYEARVYRTLLDTGPTTAKELSRESEVPMGRIYDVLANIETHRLARSQNASRPKKYVAVEPETALDRLLDDRHQELEAKADQYEAVVDELSQTLDAAESTDERFWTAAVGPEDTVDLLVERIASADESVVMVASMLSAQFDVDTVGDRVAEALDAALDRGVEVSLLMRPELVDALPETVGERYAYVLSPSERFRTRTSDAVEHTFTVVDGAETCIEVGHPLDRTKVFAMIDLADQGFATQVMAEFEPRWERAEPLDLE; from the coding sequence ATGGCGAGCCTCAGGGATCTCGGGCTCTCGGAGTACGAGGCGCGGGTCTATCGGACGCTGCTCGACACCGGCCCCACGACCGCGAAGGAGCTCTCACGCGAGAGCGAGGTGCCGATGGGACGGATCTACGACGTGCTGGCGAACATCGAGACCCACCGGCTCGCGCGCTCGCAGAACGCGAGCCGACCCAAGAAGTACGTCGCGGTCGAACCCGAGACCGCGCTCGACCGGCTGCTCGACGACCGCCACCAGGAGCTCGAAGCCAAGGCCGACCAGTACGAGGCGGTGGTCGACGAGCTCAGCCAGACCCTCGACGCGGCCGAGTCCACGGACGAGCGGTTCTGGACCGCGGCTGTGGGGCCCGAGGACACCGTCGACCTCCTGGTCGAGCGGATCGCATCGGCCGACGAGAGCGTGGTGATGGTGGCCTCGATGCTCTCGGCCCAGTTCGACGTCGACACGGTGGGGGACAGGGTCGCCGAGGCGCTCGACGCCGCCCTCGACCGCGGGGTCGAGGTCTCGCTGTTGATGCGACCCGAACTCGTCGACGCGCTGCCCGAGACCGTCGGCGAGCGCTACGCCTACGTGCTCTCGCCGAGCGAGCGGTTCAGGACCCGAACCAGTGACGCCGTCGAGCACACCTTCACCGTGGTCGACGGGGCCGAGACCTGCATCGAGGTCGGCCACCCGCTCGACCGCACGAAGGTGTTCGCGATGATCGACCTCGCGGACCAGGGGTTCGCGACCCAGGTCATGGCGGAGTTCGAACCCCGGTGGGAGCGGGCCGAACCGCTCGACCTCGAATAG
- a CDS encoding SLC13 family permease, whose product MLRATTPDLLVAAVVVATFLALAVPRVRGIPLSRALTAGLGAVAVVALGGLSPEAAFASVDPTTLLLVFGMLVHVEALSTSGVYSWAGAALANRARTTRRLTLGATCLAAGLSAVALNDATVILLAPVVLDAAATADADPTLPGIGLVVGANVGSLATPLGNPQNAYILAQSAVSAGEFVRRLAPVAVVCLGLALVLPLPFTDRRRLPPVPEPSFDRGWAALGGGFLVGTLFLLVALPEVDAGALAAGTALAHLGAVQVGRRVPADEILERLDWGVLVLFVGLFVLTGAIRGDSVFVALLNTVEGAGVVGRTAATFGLSAVVSNVPAVLLLAPVTAGETEWLRLAAVSTLAGNATPVASAATLIVLERARRSDQRLSVLRLVAIGLPVSVLTTVVAVVLV is encoded by the coding sequence GTGCTCCGTGCGACCACCCCCGACCTGCTCGTCGCGGCGGTCGTCGTCGCGACCTTCCTTGCGCTCGCGGTCCCACGGGTTCGAGGGATCCCGCTCTCACGCGCGCTGACGGCGGGCCTCGGTGCGGTCGCCGTCGTCGCGCTCGGTGGGCTCTCCCCCGAGGCCGCGTTCGCGAGCGTCGACCCGACGACCCTCTTGCTAGTCTTCGGGATGTTGGTCCACGTCGAGGCGCTCTCGACCTCCGGGGTCTACAGCTGGGCCGGGGCGGCGCTCGCGAACCGCGCGAGGACTACCCGCCGGCTCACCCTGGGTGCGACGTGTCTCGCGGCGGGTCTGAGCGCGGTCGCGCTCAACGACGCGACCGTCATCCTGTTGGCTCCGGTAGTGCTCGACGCCGCCGCGACCGCCGACGCCGACCCGACCCTCCCGGGCATCGGGCTCGTGGTCGGCGCGAACGTCGGGAGCCTCGCCACGCCGCTCGGCAACCCCCAGAACGCCTACATCCTTGCACAGAGCGCCGTCTCCGCCGGCGAGTTCGTCCGTCGGCTCGCGCCGGTGGCGGTCGTCTGCCTCGGGCTCGCCCTTGTCCTCCCTCTCCCGTTCACCGACCGCCGTCGGTTGCCTCCCGTCCCGGAGCCGTCGTTCGACCGGGGGTGGGCGGCGCTCGGCGGCGGCTTCCTCGTTGGCACGTTGTTCCTACTCGTCGCGTTGCCCGAGGTCGACGCGGGTGCGCTCGCCGCCGGAACGGCGCTGGCGCACCTCGGGGCCGTTCAGGTCGGGCGGCGGGTTCCCGCGGACGAAATCCTCGAACGACTCGACTGGGGTGTTTTAGTGCTGTTCGTCGGGCTGTTCGTCTTGACGGGGGCGATCCGCGGCGATAGCGTGTTCGTGGCGCTCCTGAACACCGTCGAGGGTGCGGGCGTCGTCGGTCGGACGGCCGCGACGTTCGGGCTCTCGGCGGTCGTGAGCAACGTGCCCGCCGTGCTGTTGCTCGCACCGGTCACCGCCGGCGAAACGGAGTGGCTCCGGCTCGCGGCGGTGAGCACGCTCGCGGGCAACGCGACGCCGGTGGCGAGCGCCGCGACCCTCATCGTGCTCGAACGCGCGCGTCGGTCGGACCAGCGCCTCTCGGTACTACGGCTGGTCGCCATCGGACTCCCGGTCTCGGTGCTCACGACGGTGGTCGCGGTCGTGCTCGTCTGA